A DNA window from Deinococcus malanensis contains the following coding sequences:
- a CDS encoding S8 family peptidase codes for MKVRLALCTFGLTAMLAACGQPQSSTPDLASAPTSQRSQLDLAPLLGTGNPEAIAGQYIVVFSDGAQGSDLSAQDANGLISSLKLDPQGVTVQHIYTQALSGFAAKLSVQNLAILRADKRVKYIEQDGMMHASATQSGATWGLDRIDQRSLPLDGNYVYNSTASGVKAYIIDTGINTSHSNFGGRAVWGTNTTGDGNNTDCQGHGTHVAGTVGANTWGVAKGVQLIAVKVLNCSGSGTNSGVIAGVNWAVSNKGTATAVANMSLGGGASQAVDDAVNSAASKNLVMVVAAGNENQNACNVSPARAANAITVGSTTRTDARSSFSNYGSCVDIFAPGSDITSTWIGSTSATNTISGTSMASPHAAGAAALLIAAGNTTTSAVTSAMINNATTNKVTSAGTGSPNRLLYTGSGTGTTPGTTTTYTGSVSSGTSSFKPSTSGFSYGGGTLKGNLSGPSGTDFDLYLQKWNGSAWADVASSTGGTSTEAISYAANSGTYRWEVYAYSGSGSYTLTETK; via the coding sequence ATGAAGGTACGTCTTGCACTTTGCACGTTTGGGCTCACCGCGATGCTCGCCGCTTGCGGTCAGCCACAGTCCTCCACCCCTGATCTCGCTTCTGCGCCCACCAGTCAGCGTAGTCAGCTTGATCTGGCTCCGCTGCTTGGCACCGGCAACCCTGAAGCCATTGCGGGACAGTACATCGTTGTGTTCAGCGACGGCGCCCAGGGCAGCGACCTCAGCGCCCAGGATGCGAACGGCCTGATCAGCAGCCTGAAACTCGACCCGCAGGGCGTCACGGTCCAGCACATCTACACCCAGGCCTTGAGCGGCTTCGCCGCCAAACTCAGCGTCCAGAACCTGGCGATACTCCGTGCAGACAAACGGGTCAAATACATCGAGCAGGACGGCATGATGCACGCCAGCGCCACCCAGAGCGGAGCCACGTGGGGCCTGGACCGTATCGACCAGCGCAGCCTCCCGCTGGACGGAAACTACGTGTACAACTCCACCGCCAGCGGCGTGAAGGCGTACATCATCGACACTGGCATCAACACTAGCCACAGTAACTTTGGTGGACGGGCAGTCTGGGGTACCAACACCACTGGCGACGGCAACAACACCGACTGCCAGGGACACGGTACCCATGTGGCGGGCACGGTAGGCGCAAACACCTGGGGCGTGGCCAAGGGCGTGCAGCTTATCGCCGTCAAGGTGCTGAACTGCAGCGGGTCCGGCACCAACTCAGGCGTGATTGCCGGGGTGAACTGGGCAGTCAGCAACAAAGGCACCGCCACAGCTGTAGCCAACATGAGCCTGGGGGGTGGCGCCAGCCAGGCCGTAGACGACGCCGTCAACAGTGCAGCCAGCAAGAACCTCGTCATGGTGGTCGCCGCCGGCAACGAGAACCAGAATGCCTGCAACGTCTCCCCCGCCCGTGCCGCCAACGCCATCACGGTGGGCAGCACCACCCGCACCGACGCCCGCAGTTCCTTCTCGAACTACGGCTCCTGCGTGGATATCTTTGCCCCTGGCAGCGATATCACCAGCACCTGGATCGGCTCCACGAGTGCGACCAACACCATCAGCGGCACCAGCATGGCTTCCCCCCACGCCGCCGGCGCTGCAGCCCTGCTGATCGCTGCCGGTAATACGACGACCAGCGCTGTAACCAGCGCCATGATCAACAACGCCACGACCAACAAGGTCACCAGTGCCGGCACCGGCAGCCCCAACCGCCTGCTGTACACCGGCAGTGGCACTGGGACTACCCCCGGCACCACCACGACCTACACCGGCAGCGTCAGCTCCGGCACCAGTTCCTTCAAGCCCTCGACCAGCGGGTTCAGCTATGGCGGCGGCACCCTCAAGGGCAACCTGAGTGGCCCCAGCGGCACCGACTTCGACCTGTATCTGCAGAAGTGGAACGGCAGCGCCTGGGCCGATGTGGCCTCCAGTACCGGCGGCACCAGCACCGAAGCAATCAGCTACGCGGCCAACAGCGGCACCTATCGCTGGGAAGTGTATGCCTACAGCGGCAGTGGCTCCTACACCCTGACCGAAACCAAATAA
- a CDS encoding HAD family hydrolase, whose product MKAVLFDLDGTLHDRNATIRDWLEVHRQEFALPEAYTARFLELDDYGYRGKREVMTRLVEELGLPHAVDTLLDTYWRHLNHARVMPHTHEVLNELRDRGIRVGIVTNGWQEAQSRCLQGCQLEGLADDVVISKVVGLSKPDPAIYRLALERLGAEVQSTWFVGDSPRNDIWGPQQIGLRAAWLPTGHALGEETPDTVLGDLRDVLALD is encoded by the coding sequence TTGAAGGCAGTCCTTTTTGACCTGGACGGAACGCTGCACGACCGCAACGCCACCATCCGGGACTGGCTGGAGGTGCACCGCCAGGAATTTGCTCTGCCGGAAGCGTACACTGCCCGCTTTCTGGAACTCGACGACTACGGCTATCGCGGCAAGCGCGAGGTTATGACCCGGCTGGTCGAGGAACTTGGGCTGCCTCATGCGGTGGACACATTGCTCGATACGTACTGGCGCCACCTGAACCACGCCAGGGTGATGCCCCATACGCACGAGGTCCTGAATGAGCTTCGAGATCGTGGGATCCGTGTGGGCATCGTGACCAACGGGTGGCAGGAAGCGCAGTCGCGATGCCTGCAGGGGTGTCAGCTGGAAGGACTGGCGGACGATGTGGTCATCAGCAAGGTGGTAGGCCTGTCCAAGCCCGACCCGGCCATTTACCGGCTTGCCCTGGAGCGGCTGGGTGCAGAGGTCCAGAGCACCTGGTTTGTGGGCGACTCCCCACGCAACGACATCTGGGGCCCACAGCAGATTGGGCTGCGGGCGGCCTGGCTGCCCACCGGACACGCGCTTGGCGAGGAAACCCCGGACACGGTGCTGGGTGACCTGCGTGACGTACTGGCTTTGGACTGA
- a CDS encoding SDR family oxidoreductase, translating to MTSAHPGTLRPVTLITGAAGGIGRALAQQLSPDHDLILSGRTAGPLEALCGELGAVPLLLDLTRPDTFESAVAGLGRVTNVVHNAGVVDLGPVAAQAYDLWTHTLTVNTVAPAELTRLLLPGLRAAQGTVVFVNSGAGLRANAGWGSYAASKHALRALADALRDEEAPHGVRVTSVYPGRTATEMQRRVRTQEGGDYQPETFIQPETVAATIAFALNASRDASLTDLTVRPGPRP from the coding sequence ATGACATCCGCGCATCCCGGGACCCTGCGTCCTGTCACCCTGATCACTGGCGCGGCAGGCGGCATTGGGCGCGCCCTGGCTCAGCAACTGTCCCCAGATCACGACCTGATTCTCAGCGGCCGCACGGCGGGACCACTGGAGGCCTTGTGCGGCGAACTGGGCGCTGTGCCCCTGCTTCTGGACCTGACCCGGCCCGATACCTTCGAGTCGGCCGTCGCCGGGCTGGGACGTGTAACCAACGTCGTGCACAACGCCGGAGTGGTGGACCTGGGACCGGTCGCCGCACAGGCCTACGACCTGTGGACCCACACCCTGACGGTCAACACCGTTGCGCCGGCCGAACTGACCCGGCTGCTGCTGCCTGGGCTGCGCGCCGCCCAGGGAACGGTGGTGTTCGTCAACAGCGGCGCCGGACTGCGCGCCAACGCTGGCTGGGGCAGTTACGCGGCCAGCAAGCATGCCCTGCGCGCCCTGGCCGACGCCCTGCGAGACGAGGAAGCCCCGCACGGGGTCCGGGTCACCAGCGTCTACCCGGGCCGCACCGCCACGGAAATGCAGCGCAGGGTCCGCACCCAGGAAGGAGGCGACTACCAGCCCGAGACGTTTATTCAGCCTGAAACCGTGGCCGCCACCATCGCCTTTGCCCTGAACGCCTCGCGCGACGCGTCACTGACGGATCTGACGGTCCGACCGGGGCCGCGCCCATGA
- the hrpB gene encoding ATP-dependent helicase HrpB, with the protein MVPIRTTIGRVSTAATLPIHEVIPALRRALTLHRLVVLQAPPGAGKSTSLPLSLLGEPWLAGQQIIMLQPRRVAARAVAARLAEGLGEEPGGVVGYRVRFESRTSGRTRIEVVTEGILTRRLQRDPELSGVGLVILDEFHERSLNADLALALLREVQGALRDDLRVLVMSATLDPELPARLDAPMVESQGRAYPVEVRYLSADPVGRVEDLVARAVRDALDRDQGDVLAFLPGVREIRAAQGKLAGVDAQVLPLYGDLPLREQRRALLPDPVGQRKVVLSTSIAETSLTIEGVRVVVDGGLSRTQHFDPATGLTRMVTGRVTRDAATQRAGRAGRTAPGVAYRLWSERTQPLLGAARPAEILEADLAPLTLELAQWGAPDPGALAWLDAPPPPRIETARALLRGLDALDEQGRATTEGARLLDFPTHPRIAHLLTGGAAQGQGALAADVAALLEERDPLPSGSGTDLTDRVAALRRWRDVGAGGGDPAVLERVERLSRQWRQLLGVGAADDAPDPFAVGALVARAYPEREALARPITAGLSRGRFLLAGGQGAALPEGDALAGASALAVAHLDAAQAEGRVFLAAPLDLQLLRAQATWEDSVRWDTRSGTLVAQQELRVGALVLETRPLRQIPAAQRINALSGAIRAEGLHLLTFSPEAAQWRARVESLRHWRPDDNWPDVSDRALLDTLDDWLGPLLGGARSREDLARLSLLPAFQALLEWPKPQQLDDLAPTHLSVPSGSRVRLEYRLGAEPPILAVKLQELFGLEQTPTVNAGRTPVLLHLLSPGGRPVQVTQDLRSFWNSSYFEVRKDLRGRYPKHPWPDDPWTHLPTRFTKKRGG; encoded by the coding sequence ATGGTGCCGATCCGTACTACCATCGGGCGCGTGAGTACTGCAGCCACCCTGCCCATCCATGAGGTCATTCCGGCGCTGCGCCGGGCGCTGACCCTGCACCGGCTGGTGGTCCTTCAGGCGCCTCCCGGAGCCGGCAAAAGTACGTCCCTGCCGCTCTCGCTGCTGGGCGAACCCTGGCTGGCCGGCCAGCAGATCATCATGCTGCAACCCCGGCGAGTAGCAGCCCGGGCCGTGGCCGCCCGGCTGGCCGAAGGGCTGGGGGAAGAGCCCGGGGGCGTGGTCGGGTACCGTGTGCGCTTCGAGTCGCGGACCTCGGGCAGGACCCGCATTGAAGTCGTCACCGAGGGCATCCTGACCCGGCGCCTGCAACGTGATCCGGAACTGTCGGGCGTGGGTCTGGTGATTCTCGACGAGTTTCACGAGCGTTCCCTCAATGCTGATCTGGCGCTGGCCCTGCTGCGCGAGGTTCAGGGAGCCTTGCGCGACGATCTGCGGGTGCTGGTCATGTCGGCCACGCTGGACCCGGAGCTGCCGGCCCGTCTGGACGCCCCCATGGTCGAAAGTCAGGGCCGCGCGTATCCGGTGGAGGTGCGCTATCTGTCGGCCGATCCGGTCGGCCGTGTCGAGGACCTGGTGGCCCGCGCCGTCCGCGACGCGCTGGACCGGGACCAGGGAGATGTGCTGGCCTTCCTGCCTGGGGTGCGTGAGATCCGTGCGGCGCAGGGCAAGCTGGCAGGAGTGGACGCGCAGGTGCTGCCGCTCTACGGTGACCTGCCGCTGCGCGAACAGCGCCGGGCCCTGCTGCCTGATCCGGTCGGGCAGCGCAAGGTCGTGCTCTCGACCAGCATCGCCGAGACCTCCCTGACTATTGAAGGAGTCCGTGTGGTGGTGGACGGTGGCCTGAGCCGCACCCAGCACTTCGACCCGGCCACCGGACTGACCCGCATGGTGACGGGGCGGGTCACCCGGGACGCCGCCACCCAGCGGGCCGGGCGGGCCGGCCGTACGGCGCCCGGCGTGGCCTACCGGCTGTGGAGTGAGCGGACCCAGCCCTTGCTGGGAGCCGCCCGGCCCGCCGAGATCCTCGAGGCGGACCTTGCGCCTCTGACCCTGGAACTCGCCCAGTGGGGAGCCCCGGACCCTGGGGCCCTGGCATGGCTGGACGCACCCCCGCCGCCACGCATCGAAACTGCCCGTGCCCTGCTGCGTGGTCTTGACGCCCTGGATGAGCAGGGCCGGGCCACGACGGAAGGTGCGCGGCTGCTCGACTTTCCTACCCATCCGCGCATCGCGCATCTGCTGACCGGCGGCGCGGCACAGGGCCAGGGAGCCCTCGCCGCCGATGTGGCTGCCCTGCTTGAGGAGCGTGACCCCCTGCCTTCTGGAAGTGGAACAGACCTGACTGACCGCGTAGCCGCCCTGCGGCGCTGGCGTGACGTCGGGGCAGGTGGGGGAGACCCGGCTGTGCTTGAACGCGTGGAGCGGCTCTCCAGGCAGTGGCGCCAGCTGTTGGGCGTCGGTGCTGCCGACGATGCGCCTGACCCCTTTGCGGTCGGGGCGCTGGTGGCCCGGGCCTATCCGGAACGGGAGGCGCTGGCCCGTCCCATCACGGCAGGGCTGAGCCGGGGACGGTTTCTGCTGGCAGGCGGACAGGGAGCGGCCCTGCCGGAAGGTGACGCACTGGCGGGCGCCTCAGCCCTGGCGGTGGCGCATCTTGATGCCGCCCAGGCCGAGGGACGGGTGTTTCTAGCGGCGCCTCTGGACCTTCAACTCCTGCGCGCCCAGGCCACCTGGGAGGACTCCGTGCGCTGGGATACGCGCAGTGGGACGTTGGTTGCCCAGCAGGAACTCCGGGTGGGAGCGCTCGTGCTGGAGACCCGGCCGCTCCGGCAGATTCCGGCGGCGCAGCGTATAAACGCCCTGTCGGGCGCCATTCGGGCCGAAGGCCTGCATCTGCTGACCTTCTCACCCGAGGCGGCCCAGTGGCGGGCCCGGGTGGAGTCGCTGCGCCATTGGCGTCCAGACGACAACTGGCCGGATGTCTCAGACCGGGCGCTGCTGGACACCCTGGATGACTGGCTTGGACCCTTGTTGGGGGGCGCTCGCTCCCGCGAGGATCTGGCGCGGCTGAGTCTTCTGCCGGCCTTCCAGGCGTTGCTGGAGTGGCCGAAGCCCCAGCAGCTTGACGACCTGGCGCCTACGCATCTGAGCGTGCCCAGCGGAAGCCGGGTGCGGCTGGAGTACCGCCTCGGCGCAGAACCCCCGATTCTGGCGGTCAAACTGCAGGAACTGTTTGGCCTGGAGCAGACCCCCACCGTCAACGCGGGGCGCACGCCGGTGCTGCTCCACCTGCTGTCTCCAGGAGGGCGGCCGGTACAGGTCACGCAGGACCTGCGCAGTTTCTGGAACAGCAGCTATTTCGAGGTGCGCAAGGACCTGCGGGGCCGTTATCCCAAGCATCCCTGGCCGGATGATCCCTGGACCCACCTGCCGACCCGTTTCACCAAGAAACGCGGAGGGTAG
- a CDS encoding S8 family serine peptidase — protein sequence MKTQAYQRSAAMILLSLTLAACGTPSTPQVTVPVAAAPTPLIQGLSVPTTQVDNETAQNWFVEFRSKPTTKGGDRAAIAQERQIFRQQANAAGIKFQQRLEFERLWNGISIRIDPVDLGKIKDLDGVKAVYPVMDVALPELTPGEEPEMATAVSQTGVDTAQNEMGLTGKGVKIAIMDTGIDLDHPAFKGRVVAQYDLVGDAFTGGNTPVPGKDNVDDCGGHGTHVAGIAAAGGPVKGVAPEASLGVYRVFGCAGSTQADIMVQAMERALADGMDVLNMSIGSAFNSWPEYPTAVASSNLVDAGMVVAASIGNSGSGGVWAAGAPGVGEKVIGVANFMNSHVYLNEFVLSDGTKVGYQVASPSPTPPTSGSLPLAKTGTTTSAADACAALPANSLTGKAVLIRRGTCAFHTKAINAQNAGASAVILYNNAVGPLAASVAGTPAVTIPVVGVSDALGKTIDAFIAGTPSASMTWTAGAGSYLNPTGNLLDTSSSYGLAADLSLKPDLGAPGGLIRAAYPLNLAPSGYATLSGTSMASPHVAGVAALVLQAKREAGQTMRAEDMRGLLQNTATPRPWSNNSGQLDVVHRQGAGMVNVVNAINTTATVTPGKLSLGESESGVAPQTLTVTNRGTTPVTYTLSHTGARTTEGNYTVKSSGPGATATFSAGTLTVPAGGSAQVTVTVNPTAPNLSIYGGYIVFTPQGAGTPLRVPYAGFQGDYQDLKVLTSAPQLARFDATKNAYAPTTNHTFTMRDGDFPYFRMHLDHFARSIKLDVLEASTMQPVNTQFFNASTDEYLPRNSTATGFFAFGWDGMVSWSRGVSDNAQNKRKAVPNGQYVIRVTVLKALGQEGNSDHQETWTSPVLTVNASK from the coding sequence ATGAAGACTCAAGCTTACCAGCGTAGTGCCGCCATGATCCTCCTTTCCCTGACGCTCGCTGCCTGTGGTACTCCATCTACGCCCCAGGTGACTGTGCCCGTTGCCGCTGCTCCCACGCCTCTGATTCAGGGGCTTTCGGTGCCGACCACTCAGGTTGATAACGAAACGGCGCAGAACTGGTTCGTGGAGTTCCGCAGCAAGCCCACGACCAAGGGAGGAGACCGCGCCGCCATTGCGCAGGAGCGTCAGATCTTCCGTCAACAGGCCAACGCTGCAGGCATCAAGTTCCAGCAACGCCTGGAGTTTGAGCGGCTGTGGAACGGCATTTCTATCCGGATTGATCCTGTCGACCTCGGCAAGATCAAGGACCTCGACGGCGTAAAAGCAGTCTACCCAGTGATGGACGTCGCGCTGCCTGAACTGACCCCTGGTGAAGAACCAGAGATGGCTACTGCCGTCAGCCAAACCGGCGTTGACACCGCCCAGAACGAAATGGGCCTGACCGGTAAGGGCGTCAAGATTGCCATCATGGACACCGGTATCGACCTTGACCACCCGGCGTTCAAAGGCCGCGTCGTGGCCCAGTACGACCTGGTGGGCGACGCCTTTACCGGTGGCAACACCCCTGTTCCCGGCAAGGACAACGTGGACGACTGCGGCGGTCACGGAACGCACGTGGCCGGCATCGCGGCCGCCGGGGGACCGGTCAAGGGCGTGGCCCCGGAAGCGTCGCTGGGCGTGTACCGCGTGTTTGGCTGCGCCGGCAGCACCCAGGCCGACATCATGGTTCAGGCCATGGAACGCGCCCTGGCCGACGGCATGGACGTGCTGAACATGAGCATCGGTTCAGCCTTCAACTCCTGGCCCGAATACCCCACGGCCGTGGCCAGCAGCAACCTGGTGGACGCGGGCATGGTCGTGGCGGCCTCCATCGGCAACAGCGGATCGGGCGGCGTGTGGGCTGCGGGTGCCCCTGGCGTGGGTGAGAAGGTCATCGGCGTGGCGAACTTCATGAACAGCCACGTATACCTCAACGAATTTGTGCTGAGCGACGGCACCAAGGTGGGCTATCAAGTCGCTTCGCCCTCGCCGACCCCACCCACCAGCGGCAGCCTGCCCCTGGCGAAAACCGGCACCACGACCTCGGCTGCCGACGCCTGCGCGGCTCTGCCTGCCAACTCGCTGACCGGCAAGGCTGTGCTGATCCGCCGCGGAACCTGTGCGTTCCATACCAAGGCGATCAACGCCCAGAACGCTGGCGCTTCGGCCGTCATCCTGTACAACAACGCTGTAGGCCCGCTGGCGGCCAGTGTCGCCGGGACTCCGGCCGTGACCATCCCGGTCGTGGGTGTCTCCGACGCTCTTGGTAAGACGATTGACGCCTTCATCGCTGGCACCCCGAGCGCTTCCATGACCTGGACGGCAGGCGCCGGCAGCTACCTGAACCCCACCGGTAACCTGCTCGATACCTCCAGTTCCTACGGTCTGGCCGCCGACCTGAGCCTCAAGCCCGACCTAGGAGCCCCCGGCGGACTGATCCGCGCTGCCTACCCCCTGAACCTGGCGCCCAGCGGTTACGCGACCCTCAGTGGTACCAGCATGGCTTCGCCGCATGTGGCTGGTGTGGCGGCGCTGGTGCTGCAGGCCAAGCGAGAAGCAGGCCAGACCATGCGCGCTGAAGATATGCGCGGCCTGCTCCAGAACACCGCGACGCCCAGGCCCTGGAGCAACAACTCGGGTCAGCTTGACGTTGTCCACCGTCAAGGCGCAGGCATGGTGAACGTCGTGAACGCGATTAACACCACGGCCACCGTGACCCCTGGCAAGCTGTCGCTGGGCGAGAGCGAGTCTGGTGTGGCACCTCAGACGCTGACCGTGACCAACCGCGGCACCACGCCGGTCACGTACACGCTGAGCCACACGGGAGCCCGGACCACCGAAGGCAACTACACCGTGAAGAGCTCCGGCCCCGGTGCGACGGCCACCTTCAGCGCCGGCACGCTGACGGTACCCGCCGGTGGCAGCGCTCAGGTAACGGTCACGGTCAACCCCACGGCACCAAATCTGAGCATTTACGGCGGTTACATCGTATTCACGCCCCAGGGTGCCGGTACTCCGCTGCGTGTGCCCTACGCGGGCTTCCAGGGCGATTACCAGGACCTGAAGGTGCTGACCAGTGCGCCTCAGCTGGCCCGCTTCGATGCCACCAAGAATGCCTACGCTCCGACCACCAACCACACCTTCACCATGCGCGACGGAGACTTCCCGTACTTCCGCATGCACCTGGACCACTTCGCGCGCTCGATCAAGCTGGACGTGCTGGAAGCCAGCACCATGCAGCCGGTGAACACGCAGTTCTTCAACGCCAGCACCGACGAGTACCTGCCCCGGAACTCGACGGCCACCGGCTTCTTCGCCTTCGGCTGGGACGGCATGGTCAGCTGGAGCCGCGGCGTGAGCGACAATGCCCAGAACAAGCGCAAGGCCGTGCCCAACGGCCAGTACGTGATCCGGGTCACCGTGCTCAAGGCCCTGGGTCAGGAAGGCAACTCTGACCACCAGGAAACCTGGACCTCCCCGGTCCTGACCGTCAACGCTTCCAAGTAA
- a CDS encoding Rad52/Rad22 family DNA repair protein, producing MKLSDVQKRLQAPFPAHAVAWKPGVITKDRSRALMLAHIDARNVQDRLDAVCPDAWSFEVEVVPGTRLPTVKGRLTVLGVSREDIGEAPEGDLGTLKAAASDALKRCAVQFGIGRYLYDLPKQWVAWNDAKREPVSPPELPEWARPDHERSPGGAHLVQAMDQLRYEMPEDLELQREVYKHLKAALGSLHPVSGGNQGRAA from the coding sequence ATGAAGCTGAGCGATGTACAGAAACGACTGCAAGCCCCGTTTCCCGCTCACGCGGTCGCGTGGAAACCCGGCGTGATTACCAAAGACCGCAGCCGCGCGCTGATGCTGGCCCATATCGACGCGCGCAATGTTCAGGACCGCCTCGACGCCGTCTGCCCCGATGCCTGGTCCTTCGAAGTGGAAGTTGTGCCCGGCACCCGTCTGCCCACCGTTAAGGGCCGCCTGACCGTTCTGGGCGTCAGCCGTGAAGACATCGGCGAAGCCCCCGAGGGCGACCTGGGCACCCTGAAAGCCGCCGCCAGCGACGCGCTGAAGCGCTGCGCCGTGCAGTTCGGCATCGGCCGTTACCTGTACGACCTGCCCAAGCAGTGGGTAGCCTGGAACGATGCCAAGCGCGAGCCGGTCAGCCCGCCGGAACTGCCCGAGTGGGCCCGCCCGGACCACGAGCGGAGCCCTGGCGGTGCACACCTTGTTCAGGCTATGGATCAGTTGCGTTACGAAATGCCCGAGGATCTGGAACTGCAGCGTGAAGTGTACAAGCACCTTAAAGCCGCGCTGGGCAGCCTGCACCCCGTCAGCGGGGGCAACCAGGGCCGCGCCGCATGA
- a CDS encoding NAD(P)/FAD-dependent oxidoreductase — MRFTDSGHDYDAVVIGAGPAGLNAAVVLGGARRRVLLLDGGPARNSLAQNAHGVFTRDCTPPGALKEAGLADLAPYDVTVLSTPAREVRILDDGFSVRHGQTWVTAGRLMFATGVRDVLPRIPGLRERWGETVHHCPYCDGWPNREAHLAVLGSHQEGHHLALSVRAWSDRVILLTNGPDELTPEQRLDLKRVDIPVITTPVRRLTGKQNITAHFSDGEKLPLDAIFLNPTQAQNSTLPAQLGCELNEKSRVVVNENGMTSVRGIWAAGDMTGAPQYVMSAASSGMIAAISLNTTLIHENVRARGAAFHKSPDEQVGVGEP; from the coding sequence ATGAGGTTTACTGACTCCGGGCACGACTACGACGCGGTGGTGATCGGCGCTGGCCCTGCAGGTCTGAACGCTGCTGTCGTGCTGGGCGGGGCGCGCCGGCGGGTGCTGCTGCTCGACGGTGGTCCGGCCCGCAATTCTCTGGCCCAGAATGCCCACGGTGTGTTCACGCGCGACTGCACTCCTCCCGGCGCCCTGAAGGAAGCTGGTCTGGCGGATCTGGCGCCCTATGACGTGACCGTGCTGTCCACTCCGGCCCGGGAAGTCCGCATTCTGGACGACGGCTTCTCGGTGCGCCATGGGCAGACCTGGGTCACGGCCGGGAGGCTGATGTTTGCCACCGGGGTCCGCGACGTGCTGCCGCGCATTCCTGGTCTGCGCGAGCGCTGGGGCGAAACGGTCCACCACTGTCCCTACTGCGACGGCTGGCCCAACCGGGAGGCCCATCTTGCGGTGCTGGGCAGTCACCAGGAAGGCCATCACCTGGCCCTGAGTGTGCGGGCCTGGTCCGACCGCGTCATACTGCTGACCAATGGCCCCGATGAGCTGACACCCGAACAGCGCCTCGACCTGAAGCGGGTGGACATACCGGTCATCACCACGCCGGTGCGCCGCCTGACGGGCAAGCAGAACATCACCGCACACTTCAGTGACGGCGAGAAGCTGCCCCTGGACGCCATCTTCCTGAATCCCACCCAGGCGCAGAACAGCACCCTGCCGGCTCAGCTCGGCTGTGAACTCAACGAGAAAAGCCGCGTCGTGGTCAACGAGAACGGCATGACCAGCGTGCGGGGCATCTGGGCGGCGGGAGACATGACCGGGGCGCCCCAGTACGTCATGAGCGCGGCCAGCAGCGGCATGATCGCAGCCATAAGCCTCAACACCACCCTGATCCACGAAAACGTCCGGGCCCGTGGCGCCGCCTTTCACAAGAGCCCGGATGAGCAGGTGGGGGTAGGCGAACCTTGA
- a CDS encoding serine protease, with product MKKFALPLIALGSLLFTACGSTGPQADVPQPTIAALPEETVTTTGTELAFDKLSSQIVYGTVTSTTYRPYQVSVTPYNSMSGWCGGTLISSNWILTAAHCVQGYSASSMRVRAGINNLTTTSGQQRTPSQIIIHPYYSDASKGYDIALVRVGTAFTLGSTVQTAALPNNTTESVLDVNGRSATVSGWGKTETGSSSPTALREVTIPITPTGSDCGTRPSNTICGKYDAGKDSCNGDSGGPLASRYNSKFYVLGIVSYGPSACRGYGVYTRVNGYINWIYQQTGIGAQ from the coding sequence ATGAAAAAGTTTGCTCTTCCGCTGATCGCTCTTGGTTCCCTGCTCTTCACTGCCTGCGGTTCAACTGGTCCTCAGGCGGATGTGCCCCAGCCAACCATCGCCGCGCTGCCCGAAGAAACCGTGACCACCACGGGCACCGAACTCGCCTTTGACAAGCTGAGCAGCCAGATCGTGTACGGCACCGTCACCAGCACCACCTACCGTCCGTACCAGGTCAGCGTCACCCCCTACAACTCCATGAGCGGGTGGTGCGGCGGCACCCTGATCAGCTCCAACTGGATTCTTACTGCCGCCCACTGCGTCCAGGGTTACAGCGCCAGCAGCATGCGGGTACGCGCCGGCATCAACAACCTGACCACCACCAGCGGTCAGCAGCGCACCCCCAGCCAGATCATCATTCATCCCTATTACAGCGACGCCAGCAAGGGCTATGACATCGCTCTGGTCAGGGTTGGCACGGCCTTTACGCTTGGCAGTACGGTACAGACCGCCGCGCTTCCCAACAACACAACCGAGTCCGTGCTGGATGTCAACGGCCGCAGCGCCACCGTCAGCGGCTGGGGCAAGACCGAAACCGGATCGTCGAGCCCCACGGCCCTGCGTGAAGTGACCATCCCGATCACGCCCACCGGCAGTGACTGCGGCACCCGGCCCAGCAACACCATCTGCGGCAAGTACGACGCAGGGAAGGACAGCTGCAATGGTGATAGCGGTGGGCCCCTGGCCTCACGCTACAACAGCAAGTTTTACGTGCTGGGCATTGTGAGCTATGGGCCGTCGGCCTGCCGTGGATACGGGGTTTATACGCGTGTCAACGGATACATCAACTGGATCTACCAGCAGACTGGAATCGGCGCACAGTAA